In Desmodus rotundus isolate HL8 unplaced genomic scaffold, HLdesRot8A.1 manual_scaffold_100, whole genome shotgun sequence, the genomic stretch GCGCTGAATGACGGCTGCGCTGAGCGCCGCGTGCAGCAGTGTCCGGCGCACCAGGGTGCCCCGCCACCAGGCCTGGATCTTTACAACTTCAGGATCACGAGGGGGACGAGTATTTTTGTTTCCTGGGATCttgcaagaaaaaagagaggacgtTCAGAGCATGGCCCCCCACCCACGTCAGACCCAGGGCTTGAAGGAAGGGACCCTGTCAACATTCACCCCTTCTTCCAAACCtcaggagccctgggcagggcactcAGTGCGACCAGAAGCCCAAGTGGGTGTCCTGTCTCTGCACATCTCTGGCCCACGGCCATGGACACATCGACCTCTCAGAGTCCCAGAGCCTCAGAGTCCCCATCTGCGCAGTGGGATTACATCTGCCCCGGCTACCCGGTTTTGCAAGGATCCAGTTGGCCAGCCCGGGGCAGGGTCACCATGTTCACCTCACCAGGCTCCCTGACCCTTCCTTCCAAACCCCACCCACCTGCTGGAGGAGGGGCCTCTTGGGCCAGCTCTGCCCTTTGGTCTTTGACTCCAGCGCCCATTCACAGCGTGCTCTCTCACTCTGCATGCCATCGCGTTAGCAGGTTCCTCACCCCGCAGGGCTCCATCTCTCCCATCTCTCCCacaccttcccttctcttgactTTCACACTTGAAATCTTTCCTAACAAACATGTGTGCACACTTGCACGCACGagctcacaaacacacacactattGACGACGCCCAGCCTCCCAGACCCTAGCTGCTCCACTTCAAACACAGCCCGCACATTCCGGCCCCAGCCCtgggggtctggggtggggtcatACTTCTCTGGGGCTCTTTTTAGCATTATCCACTCTCTTCGCCTCAGCGTCATTCGGCGTATCAGTCTGaaaaatagatggggaaagaggATGGACAAGAACGAGTTCATTCCTGTTCTAAGCTCTAGACCATACCAAAGACACTAGTCACAAGCACCAGGACACGAGGGCCGGCTGTGCCCTTGTAAGGGCTCCTCCTACCTACCTCTACCTTCTTCTCTGAGGTCAGAGATGCTGAGGGTGAGTCAGTGGGCTCCCCTTCCTGCTGAGGCTCAGCTCCAGAGTGTTCAACTTTCTCAGGCTGGTCCGCCTCCTGCGGTCGGCAGGTAGGGGAAAGGCAAGGAAGAGTGAGgctcctctcccccactccccattcAGTATCCCTCACTTGGCCTGCTTCCAGGGCTTCCCAGAGGATTCAGATGCCGGGGGGCCCCTCATCCTGATGGATCTATGGAGACATCCATAAAAAACCTGGGTGTCAGCCTCTCACCATTGGTCCCACACGGATTGGAGGTAGATGGTTCAAACCCCCTCAGGTCTGTGTTACTCTAGCCGGGGCCTGGGTAGAAGGAGTAAAGTGGGGAGACCTATGAGGTCATAAGGGCAGCTATGACTCAGGAACCAGGATGGCTCCCAATACTTGAGCCCTCTCCATGGAAAATACAAAAGTCTGTCCATTGTTTTCTGATGGAAATGGTGAAAGCCCTGACTATAGAAGCAGGATACCAGAAATCCTGGCCCATTGATGTAAAGGTGCATAAAGATAGTCGGTtagtcctagctggtgtggctcagtggattgagtgccggcctgcgaactaaagggttgccggttcgatccccagtcagggcatatttgtgggttgtgggccaggtccctggtagggggtatgcgagatgcaaccacacattgatgtttctctccctctctttctccctcccttcccctctagaataaataaaatcctataaaaaataaaataaaatatagtcaaaACTGGGGATTGATTGATGGGGTTTACAGCTCATTCATACTACAGAATACTAcatcagtgttaaaaaaaaaaagtaatgaatttGCCCTGGcgggtgcggctcagtggattgagtactggcctgagaaccaaagggtcgctggtttggttcccagccagggtacatgcctgggttgcgggccaggtccctggtggggggcgcgCA encodes the following:
- the LOC112309789 gene encoding IQ domain-containing protein F5 encodes the protein MHLYINGPGFLEADQPEKVEHSGAEPQQEGEPTDSPSASLTSEKKVETDTPNDAEAKRVDNAKKSPREIPGNKNTRPPRDPEVVKIQAWWRGTLVRRTLLHAALSAAVIQRWWRWVLAKELEQRRQKVLETFAQKEWAAVRLQSWVRMWRIRLRYCRLLHAARVIQAYWRCRTCTPRGFINGHYTVMANQLHLELEIVLGSEPCFVSECIPLPIKQ